The following are from one region of the Yoonia sp. R2331 genome:
- a CDS encoding AraC family transcriptional regulator ligand-binding domain-containing protein, with amino-acid sequence MAEQTMAAGFASSFADYACKKGAKRDALLAAGGLTENDLSDQDNRIPEAAYRTMIGAAIAQTGDTSLLLRHTLESRLETISVVGQIVHTSASFRHSIEQLNRYLHLMASGKLRAGTNRFELLHEGGDLWIVDHLEVSPDAYLATEASFARFISEFRRSFPDATFEIGLEVTYPPPPHVDQYPELFRIPVKFNARRNALQIDPIWDSPETQFEPGNTYAFGVFTRHADELLENLRVDTSIRAEIEAQILPKMHEGAISMDKVARDLAMSRQTLYRRLKEEGVTFAEVHDDLRKRMALEYLEGQKVTVNETAYLLGFSEASSFVRAFKRWTGLSPTAYLNQAA; translated from the coding sequence ATGGCAGAACAGACGATGGCGGCGGGGTTCGCATCAAGCTTTGCGGACTATGCTTGCAAGAAGGGCGCAAAACGCGACGCATTGCTCGCCGCTGGTGGTCTGACAGAGAACGACCTGTCAGATCAGGACAATCGCATCCCAGAGGCCGCCTATCGGACAATGATTGGTGCGGCGATCGCGCAAACCGGGGATACGTCGCTGTTGCTGCGCCACACTCTTGAATCGCGGCTCGAAACGATTTCGGTTGTTGGCCAAATTGTTCACACCTCGGCCTCGTTTCGGCATTCGATTGAACAGCTAAACCGCTATCTGCATCTTATGGCGAGCGGGAAGCTGCGGGCGGGGACGAACCGCTTTGAACTGCTGCATGAAGGCGGCGACCTTTGGATCGTCGATCATCTGGAAGTTTCACCTGATGCGTACCTGGCGACCGAAGCATCATTTGCCCGGTTCATCAGCGAGTTTCGCAGGTCGTTCCCGGACGCAACATTCGAGATCGGGTTGGAGGTCACATATCCGCCACCGCCTCACGTAGACCAATATCCGGAACTCTTCCGTATCCCCGTGAAATTCAATGCGCGTCGGAATGCGCTTCAGATTGATCCAATCTGGGACAGCCCGGAGACGCAGTTCGAGCCCGGAAACACCTATGCTTTTGGCGTCTTCACCCGTCATGCCGATGAATTGTTAGAAAATCTGCGGGTCGATACATCGATCCGGGCCGAGATCGAGGCTCAGATCTTGCCCAAGATGCATGAAGGAGCGATCTCAATGGACAAGGTTGCCAGAGACCTCGCGATGAGCCGCCAAACACTGTATCGCCGCTTAAAGGAAGAAGGCGTCACCTTCGCCGAAGTCCACGACGATTTGCGCAAGCGGATGGCGCTGGAGTACCTAGAAGGCCAAAAGGTGACGGTCAACGAAACCGCGTACCTATTAGGGTTTTCTGAAGCGTCATCATTCGTCCGTGCTTTCAAACGATGGACCGGTCTCAGCCCAACTGCCTACCTCAATCAGGCAGCCTGA
- a CDS encoding MFS transporter, which translates to MQIVRLEDARSLPFWRRPITLLFLMALAMPIAFNTWAALLNNFVIEVGDFDGSDIGWLHTVREIPGFFAIGVIALIIFVREQVLGLVSLVLLGAATAITAYFPSMGGILTLTMLSSIGFHYYETVNQSLQLQWISKARAPQMIGWLMAAGSAATFVAYVLIIMTWEALDLSYAFVYMISGGITVAIALFCLLAYPQFEAPHPQLKTFVLRRRYWLYYALQFMAGARRQIFMVFAGFMMVEKFGFDVHEITVLYLITLITNIVVAPVMGKVVTLFGEQRALLFEYAGLAVIFLLYGGLYFFGWGVVLAAVLYIVDHIFFALALALKTYFQKIADPGDIAPTAAVAFTINHIAAVFLPALLGYLWLTSPGAVFLLAAGMASVSFLLALLIPRHPVPGYETRLNRVIAAPAE; encoded by the coding sequence ATGCAGATCGTTCGTCTGGAAGATGCCCGCAGTCTGCCCTTCTGGCGCAGACCTATCACCTTGCTGTTTCTGATGGCATTGGCGATGCCGATCGCATTCAACACTTGGGCAGCATTGCTGAATAACTTCGTGATCGAAGTGGGCGATTTCGACGGCTCTGACATTGGCTGGCTGCATACCGTGCGCGAGATCCCCGGATTTTTCGCCATTGGCGTGATTGCTCTGATCATCTTTGTCCGCGAACAGGTGCTGGGGCTGGTGTCGCTTGTGCTGCTGGGCGCAGCCACGGCGATCACCGCCTATTTCCCTTCGATGGGGGGGATTCTGACGCTCACGATGCTGTCGTCCATCGGGTTCCACTATTACGAGACAGTCAATCAATCGCTACAGCTTCAGTGGATCAGCAAGGCCCGCGCGCCGCAAATGATCGGCTGGCTGATGGCTGCGGGGTCGGCCGCGACGTTTGTGGCCTATGTACTGATCATCATGACGTGGGAGGCTTTGGATCTGTCCTACGCCTTTGTCTACATGATCTCGGGCGGGATCACGGTGGCGATCGCGCTCTTCTGCCTACTCGCCTATCCGCAGTTCGAAGCCCCCCATCCCCAGTTGAAAACCTTTGTGCTGCGCCGCCGCTACTGGCTTTACTATGCGCTGCAGTTCATGGCGGGCGCGCGGCGGCAGATTTTCATGGTCTTCGCGGGCTTCATGATGGTCGAAAAATTCGGCTTTGACGTGCACGAGATCACAGTGCTGTATCTGATTACCCTGATCACCAACATCGTCGTGGCCCCGGTGATGGGCAAAGTGGTGACGCTTTTTGGCGAGCAACGCGCGCTGTTGTTCGAATACGCGGGCCTTGCCGTGATCTTCCTGCTTTATGGCGGCTTGTATTTCTTTGGTTGGGGCGTGGTGCTGGCCGCCGTGCTTTATATCGTCGATCATATCTTCTTTGCGCTGGCTTTGGCACTAAAGACCTATTTTCAGAAAATCGCTGACCCCGGTGATATCGCACCGACGGCCGCTGTGGCCTTTACCATCAACCATATCGCCGCCGTCTTCCTGCCCGCGCTCTTGGGCTATCTGTGGCTGACATCACCCGGCGCGGTCTTTTTGCTGGCCGCAGGCATGGCGAGCGTGTCTTTCCTGCTGGCTTTGCTGATCCCGCGTCATCCGGTGCCGGGGTATGAAACCCGTCTCAATCGCGTGATCGCCGCCCCGGCAGAGTAG
- a CDS encoding universal stress protein: protein MFSKILIGVDGSDPALHALNAACDLAKACDAAIYLVHVPHPDTVAFATGAVAGYHMVTTMPDDKTVQAAAAKIIASATDIVTKAGCTVAESYTQRGDPGDMVIATAKEMDADLIVTGRRGLGNIAGLILGSTSQRISHHAHCAVLTVP, encoded by the coding sequence ATGTTTTCGAAAATCCTGATTGGTGTAGACGGGTCTGACCCCGCACTTCATGCGCTGAATGCCGCCTGCGATCTGGCTAAGGCCTGCGATGCGGCGATCTATCTGGTGCATGTGCCGCACCCTGACACTGTGGCCTTCGCCACCGGTGCTGTGGCGGGCTATCATATGGTCACGACCATGCCGGACGACAAAACCGTGCAGGCCGCTGCTGCCAAGATCATCGCATCGGCCACCGACATTGTGACAAAGGCAGGCTGCACAGTTGCGGAAAGCTATACACAGCGCGGCGACCCCGGCGACATGGTCATCGCCACGGCCAAAGAAATGGATGCCGATCTGATCGTCACTGGACGGCGCGGGCTTGGCAATATCGCGGGGCTGATCCTTGGCAGTACCTCGCAGCGGATCAGCCACCACGCACATTGTGCCGTTTTGACCGTGCCCTAG
- a CDS encoding helix-turn-helix transcriptional regulator codes for MNGRARQDAIVRTLRRSGSATLKGLAQEVGASRSTILRDIAELRDEGFVIDTEQGRGGGVSMDTRSVQTAARLTVTEVFALVISVASMQAAGQLPFSGLADAGLAKIEKALPPDKLRDLRRLLDCLYVGPLAPQVDVSDVTGVDPALLSGFEDAFLNRNCLRFQYSDARGACSVREVEPQAMLILPPLWYLVAWDPDRQDFRHFRMDRITGPEQMAGSTFRKRHVTFSDGVHRVRYA; via the coding sequence ATGAACGGCAGAGCACGACAAGACGCGATTGTCCGCACCCTGCGTCGGTCCGGGTCAGCGACACTCAAAGGCCTGGCCCAAGAGGTCGGAGCATCAAGGAGCACCATTCTGCGGGATATCGCAGAGCTGCGGGATGAAGGATTCGTTATTGATACCGAACAGGGGCGCGGTGGCGGGGTGTCGATGGATACCCGTTCCGTGCAGACCGCAGCGCGCCTGACTGTGACCGAAGTTTTCGCACTGGTGATCAGCGTGGCAAGTATGCAGGCTGCGGGACAACTACCGTTTTCAGGACTGGCCGATGCGGGACTTGCCAAGATTGAGAAGGCCCTGCCGCCAGACAAACTCCGCGATCTAAGGCGCCTCCTTGATTGCCTCTATGTTGGGCCACTGGCCCCACAGGTTGATGTTTCAGATGTCACGGGGGTCGATCCTGCGCTACTTTCTGGGTTCGAGGACGCATTCCTGAACAGGAACTGCCTGCGCTTTCAGTATTCCGATGCCCGCGGTGCCTGCTCTGTACGCGAGGTTGAACCGCAGGCAATGCTCATTCTTCCGCCACTTTGGTACCTGGTTGCGTGGGATCCAGATCGGCAGGATTTTCGCCATTTCAGAATGGACCGGATCACAGGGCCGGAACAGATGGCGGGATCAACGTTTCGGAAAAGACATGTCACGTTCAGTGACGGTGTTCACCGTGTTCGCTATGCATAG
- a CDS encoding NAD(P)H-binding protein — MKRVLLIGASSPLGHMLCSEFQRQGWYVIALVRKTSRAKLLAADQLVEARFADPNALSGVMTGVTLVVSCLGTKREADAVDGWHIDYPSKLNLLQEAKRASVEQFICVDQLHGLSKMQVMDALDLDAVAGPQRQQDQFENTCANIPTAQIHQLITEREKS, encoded by the coding sequence ATGAAACGTGTCCTCCTCATCGGAGCTAGCAGTCCGCTTGGGCACATGTTGTGTTCGGAGTTCCAGCGACAGGGGTGGTATGTGATTGCCCTCGTTCGCAAGACCTCCCGCGCCAAGTTACTCGCGGCTGACCAACTTGTTGAGGCGCGTTTTGCCGACCCGAACGCTTTGAGCGGGGTCATGACTGGTGTGACACTGGTCGTGTCCTGCCTCGGCACTAAGCGTGAAGCCGATGCCGTAGATGGGTGGCACATCGACTATCCAAGCAAACTCAACCTCCTGCAGGAGGCAAAGCGCGCATCTGTCGAACAGTTCATATGCGTCGACCAGCTGCATGGTCTTAGCAAAATGCAGGTTATGGACGCGCTTGACCTCGACGCAGTCGCAGGACCGCAAAGACAACAAGACCAATTCGAAAACACGTGCGCCAACATACCCACGGCGCAGATTCATCAACTCATTACCGAAAGGGAAAAATCATGA
- a CDS encoding radical SAM protein → MALMARRVVHIHPTLLCNLTCAHCYSTSSPQMPRGLDPEHILQATAKMAADGYDSASLSGGEPTIYFGLDRLCGGLREQGFAVSVITNGLQPRRIAGFADQHQPDLISVSFDGLAPRHDLIRRKQGSFDRAMETLKTLADKGHACGAVVSLGEDGMEDIPALVAQIAAAGARHVQLHPVSELGRGLTSAIVKEPSDETLLRAMVLSQLLDVIHPDCRIICDALTGELLQAKPRPKVGDLVSPVVIGADGKVFPVAYGLAEHFSFGNVRDGLSPTVYAPELVDLIDRCWDAAATREATAFYPDLTRLSQTLVPG, encoded by the coding sequence ATGGCCTTGATGGCCCGTCGGGTGGTGCACATCCACCCGACACTATTGTGCAATCTGACATGTGCCCATTGTTATTCGACCTCCAGCCCGCAGATGCCACGCGGGCTGGACCCTGAACACATCCTGCAAGCAACCGCCAAGATGGCCGCGGATGGCTATGACAGCGCCAGCCTGTCGGGGGGCGAGCCGACGATCTACTTTGGTCTGGACCGCCTGTGCGGCGGCCTGCGCGAACAGGGCTTTGCGGTGTCGGTCATCACCAACGGCCTGCAACCGCGTCGGATTGCGGGTTTTGCCGATCAGCATCAGCCTGACCTGATCTCGGTCAGTTTTGACGGGTTGGCCCCGCGCCACGACCTGATCCGGCGCAAGCAAGGCAGTTTTGATCGTGCGATGGAAACGCTGAAAACGCTGGCGGACAAAGGTCATGCCTGCGGTGCTGTGGTCTCGCTTGGTGAAGACGGGATGGAGGATATTCCAGCCCTTGTCGCGCAAATCGCCGCGGCAGGCGCGCGACACGTGCAACTGCATCCGGTGTCGGAACTGGGGCGCGGGCTGACCTCTGCCATTGTGAAAGAACCCAGCGACGAAACGCTTTTGCGGGCGATGGTCCTCAGCCAGCTTCTGGACGTCATTCACCCCGATTGCCGGATCATCTGTGACGCGCTGACGGGCGAGCTGCTGCAAGCCAAGCCCCGGCCAAAAGTGGGTGATTTGGTCTCACCGGTGGTGATCGGCGCCGATGGCAAGGTCTTTCCCGTGGCCTATGGGCTGGCCGAACATTTCAGCTTTGGCAATGTCCGGGATGGGCTGTCGCCGACGGTCTATGCGCCCGAACTGGTCGATCTGATCGACAGGTGTTGGGACGCGGCCGCCACGCGAGAAGCGACCGCCTTCTATCCTGATTTGACCCGGCTCAGCCAGACGTTGGTGCCCGGCTAG
- a CDS encoding glycine zipper family protein: MKTQFTLTAAGLVLMAACADSGANYQPILDGTPTPAYQADLDACQALAHNQTQFDEDTIAATVLGAGVGAALGEADSGDALEGAIAGALVGGISTAVDASEKREAIVIECLRGRGHRVVG, from the coding sequence ATGAAAACACAATTCACTCTTACCGCTGCTGGATTGGTCCTGATGGCCGCATGCGCAGACAGCGGTGCAAATTATCAACCTATTCTCGATGGCACACCGACGCCTGCCTATCAGGCCGACCTGGATGCGTGTCAGGCCTTGGCCCACAACCAGACCCAATTCGATGAAGACACGATCGCTGCAACTGTTCTAGGCGCTGGTGTGGGTGCTGCACTCGGTGAAGCTGACAGTGGCGATGCATTGGAGGGCGCAATTGCAGGTGCGCTCGTTGGCGGCATTTCGACTGCTGTTGATGCAAGCGAAAAGCGCGAAGCGATCGTCATTGAGTGCCTGCGGGGCCGTGGCCACAGAGTTGTGGGTTGA
- a CDS encoding alpha/beta fold hydrolase: MFDTTNFPAPSFVEVNGVTLEVFETGQENKGNPIVLCHGWPEHAFSWRHQMPALAAAGYHVIVPNQRGYGNSSCPADVTDYDISKLTGDLAALLDHFGYDNAIFVGHDWGANVVWSMALLHPSRVAKVINLALPYQLRGDMPWIEMMETYFGPDNYFVHFNRQPGVADAILDANADRFLRNLFRKNAPLTPPEPGMMMINLALTPDGAGEPVMSDADRAIFREAFDQNGFTSSINWYRNMDRNWHILADVDPIIRKPALMIYGERDMIPQSKTLSEFVPGIDVVSLDCGHWIQQELPDETTKAILDWLAGQ; this comes from the coding sequence ATGTTCGATACCACCAATTTCCCGGCGCCCTCATTCGTTGAGGTCAATGGCGTAACCCTCGAAGTTTTCGAAACCGGTCAAGAAAACAAAGGCAATCCGATTGTCCTGTGCCACGGCTGGCCAGAACATGCCTTTTCCTGGCGTCATCAGATGCCAGCATTGGCGGCTGCAGGCTATCACGTCATCGTTCCTAACCAGCGCGGCTACGGGAATTCGTCCTGCCCTGCAGATGTGACGGATTACGATATCTCAAAGCTGACAGGTGATCTTGCCGCGCTTCTGGATCATTTCGGATATGACAATGCGATCTTTGTTGGCCACGACTGGGGGGCAAATGTCGTCTGGAGCATGGCGCTTTTGCACCCCTCACGCGTGGCGAAGGTCATCAATCTGGCGCTTCCCTATCAGCTGCGCGGTGATATGCCGTGGATTGAAATGATGGAGACCTACTTTGGTCCCGATAATTACTTTGTGCACTTCAATCGGCAGCCAGGCGTTGCGGATGCAATTCTGGATGCAAACGCAGATCGGTTCTTACGCAATCTGTTTCGCAAAAATGCCCCTCTGACACCGCCAGAGCCGGGCATGATGATGATCAATCTTGCACTGACCCCGGACGGGGCTGGCGAGCCGGTGATGTCAGATGCGGACCGCGCGATCTTTAGGGAAGCATTCGACCAGAATGGATTTACGAGCAGTATCAATTGGTACAGGAACATGGATCGCAACTGGCACATCCTTGCGGATGTTGACCCGATCATCCGCAAACCTGCGCTGATGATCTATGGCGAACGGGACATGATCCCACAATCAAAGACCCTTTCGGAATTTGTGCCGGGTATTGACGTCGTCAGCCTCGATTGCGGGCATTGGATCCAGCAGGAATTGCCCGATGAGACGACAAAGGCCATTTTGGACTGGCTCGCAGGACAATGA
- a CDS encoding flavin-containing monooxygenase, whose protein sequence is MPDAIVIGAGPAGLAAAAALKGQGFAVDLLEQASAVGSSWRGHYDCLKLHTARGRSGLPGMAFPAEVGRFPSRAAVITYLEAYAAANALSPRFGVAVKTIQLDGDGWRVTHTDGTDRTDVVVVATGLNGTPHVPVWPQQEVFAGQIIHSSGYRNARGFAGQRVLVVGFGNSGGDIALDLAQAGVDVTLSQRGPVNILPKELFGVPITSFGLLSKLLGYRAADRITAPILRWAVGQPEDYGLQSTGKGPGARVIEDGRIPLIDVGTLGAIKAGQIAIKPGIATFTQDGVTFADDSAAPFDAVIAATGYNVDLRPLLGDSPALTDDGKPTISGAATAAPGLYFCSFRVSPDGQLFTTGRESLAIAADAAARFSLATA, encoded by the coding sequence ATGCCAGATGCGATTGTGATAGGCGCCGGACCTGCAGGGCTGGCAGCGGCGGCCGCGCTGAAGGGTCAGGGGTTCGCGGTTGATTTGCTGGAACAAGCATCCGCCGTGGGATCAAGCTGGCGCGGTCATTATGACTGCCTCAAACTGCATACGGCACGCGGACGCTCTGGCTTGCCGGGGATGGCATTTCCGGCAGAGGTGGGCCGTTTTCCATCGCGGGCTGCTGTGATCACATATCTAGAGGCTTATGCCGCCGCCAACGCCCTATCCCCACGCTTTGGCGTGGCGGTCAAGACGATCCAGCTGGACGGTGATGGGTGGCGAGTGACCCACACCGATGGGACGGACCGGACCGATGTGGTTGTCGTGGCAACCGGTCTGAACGGCACACCGCATGTCCCCGTGTGGCCGCAACAAGAGGTGTTCGCCGGGCAGATCATCCATTCAAGCGGCTACCGAAACGCAAGAGGTTTTGCCGGTCAGCGTGTGCTGGTGGTGGGGTTTGGCAATTCCGGCGGCGACATCGCACTGGATCTGGCGCAGGCGGGCGTGGACGTCACCCTGTCCCAGCGCGGGCCGGTGAACATCCTTCCAAAAGAGCTGTTTGGCGTGCCGATCACCTCTTTTGGATTGCTGAGCAAGCTTTTGGGTTACAGGGCCGCCGACCGGATCACAGCACCGATCCTACGCTGGGCGGTGGGGCAGCCAGAGGATTACGGCCTGCAATCCACCGGCAAAGGCCCCGGTGCGCGGGTGATCGAAGATGGACGTATCCCGCTGATTGACGTCGGCACATTGGGCGCGATCAAGGCCGGGCAGATCGCCATAAAGCCGGGGATCGCGACATTCACTCAGGACGGTGTGACATTCGCTGACGACAGTGCCGCGCCCTTTGATGCCGTGATCGCGGCCACGGGCTACAATGTCGACCTGCGCCCGTTGCTGGGCGACAGTCCCGCGTTGACGGATGATGGCAAGCCTACGATCAGCGGCGCGGCCACGGCGGCCCCCGGTCTTTACTTTTGCTCGTTCCGCGTTTCACCCGACGGTCAGCTTTTCACCACTGGCCGCGAGTCGCTGGCGATTGCCGCGGATGCCGCCGCGCGCTTTTCGCTCGCCACCGCCTGA
- the msrA gene encoding peptide-methionine (S)-S-oxide reductase MsrA has protein sequence MFSMFRDKSDMISADAALPGRDAAIPTATTHFVLDTPLKDVPDGMEVAMFGMGCFWGVERMFWKLDGVYSTSVGYAGGYTPNATYEEVCSGKTGHNEVVRVVFDPAKISYETLLQVFWEGHDPTQGMRQGNDRGTQYRSGIYTYSDAQKTAAEASRTMFAPRLSKAGYGAITTEIVAAPAYYFAEDYHQQYLAKNPNGYCGIGGTGVTCPIGVGV, from the coding sequence ATGTTCTCAATGTTCCGCGACAAGTCCGACATGATCTCTGCTGATGCCGCCTTGCCGGGCCGCGATGCCGCGATCCCCACGGCGACCACGCATTTCGTACTCGATACCCCGCTGAAAGACGTGCCCGACGGCATGGAGGTGGCGATGTTCGGCATGGGCTGCTTCTGGGGCGTGGAACGGATGTTCTGGAAACTTGATGGCGTCTATTCCACATCCGTGGGCTATGCGGGCGGCTATACGCCCAATGCCACTTATGAAGAGGTGTGCAGCGGCAAAACCGGCCACAATGAGGTCGTGCGTGTGGTCTTTGACCCCGCCAAGATCAGTTATGAGACGCTGTTGCAGGTCTTCTGGGAAGGGCACGATCCGACCCAAGGGATGCGGCAGGGCAACGATCGCGGCACGCAGTACCGATCTGGCATCTACACCTATTCGGATGCGCAGAAGACCGCCGCCGAGGCCAGCAGAACCATGTTCGCACCGCGCCTGTCCAAGGCCGGATATGGTGCAATCACAACAGAGATTGTGGCGGCACCCGCCTATTACTTTGCCGAAGATTATCACCAGCAATACCTTGCCAAAAACCCCAACGGCTATTGCGGTATCGGCGGCACCGGCGTGACCTGCCCGATTGGCGTCGGCGTCTGA
- a CDS encoding DUF2306 domain-containing protein, whose product MTKPSRLALRGPLGIALLGAVPALPGAFVLAGILQGPDTKGFLHDMVQLHYFASPEPIALHIASGILFCVLAPLQFSSRLRMRYRKLHRVAGRVAMIAGLLFALTAVLLMGRPPAAPELWLHYAAMNVGGLGAGLSLCLSFLAIRRGDIVYHRQWMRRAIAFGLLGASRILFDLILIPIFGYETPTSEGTSIWLAIALNLFVAERLSKSDRKSA is encoded by the coding sequence ATGACAAAGCCTTCGAGACTAGCACTTCGAGGCCCCTTGGGAATCGCACTCTTGGGTGCGGTGCCCGCCCTACCGGGGGCGTTTGTCCTGGCAGGTATACTCCAAGGCCCAGACACCAAGGGCTTTTTGCATGATATGGTTCAGCTGCACTACTTTGCTTCCCCCGAACCAATCGCACTGCATATTGCATCAGGCATCTTGTTCTGTGTTCTTGCACCTCTTCAGTTTTCGTCGCGCCTGCGGATGCGGTACCGCAAATTGCATCGGGTTGCCGGGCGGGTTGCAATGATAGCGGGACTTCTCTTTGCGCTCACGGCCGTTTTGCTCATGGGGCGGCCGCCCGCGGCACCAGAACTGTGGCTACACTATGCCGCGATGAATGTTGGCGGCCTTGGTGCCGGTCTTTCCCTCTGTTTGTCCTTTTTAGCAATTCGGCGCGGAGACATAGTCTATCACCGACAATGGATGCGACGGGCCATCGCATTCGGTCTTCTCGGCGCAAGTCGCATACTCTTTGATTTGATACTCATTCCAATCTTTGGGTACGAAACGCCAACGAGTGAAGGAACTTCAATATGGCTCGCCATAGCGCTCAATCTCTTTGTGGCTGAACGGCTTTCGAAGTCAGATAGGAAATCTGCTTGA